The Nostoc sp. PCC 7524 nucleotide sequence AATCGGGGGCAATTTCGACTAACGGCACTAAGACAAAGGCGCGTTCGTGCATTCGCGGATGGGGAATTTGCAGAGTTGGGGTATCAATAATCAAATCATCATACAGCAGTATATCTAAATCCAGCGATCGCGGCCCCCAACGTTGTTGCCGTACCCGCCCAAATTTTTGTTCTGTCGCCAGCAATGTGTCTAATAATGCCTGGGGACTGATTTCTACTTGCAAAATCACACAGCCATTAATGTAATCTGGTTGTGGTGGCCCTACGGCTTTAGTTCTATACCAACTAG carries:
- the folK gene encoding 2-amino-4-hydroxy-6-hydroxymethyldihydropteridine diphosphokinase, with amino-acid sequence MLHQGEITKVRRSALALGSNLGDSVAILAAATQELAAMPGIKLEAKSSWYRTKAVGPPQPDYINGCVILQVEISPQALLDTLLATEQKFGRVRQQRWGPRSLDLDILLYDDLIIDTPTLQIPHPRMHERAFVLVPLVEIAPDWPEPVSGLEIKELVKKVDCSDVHLLKGS